ATTCTTGATACATTTAACTAAACTATGGGTGCACAAAAGGGATGCAGCATCACATGACTCCATGATACAGATTACCCTAAACGATAATTATATGAAGAATAAAAGCTACCATTAATGAATAGCTACTATGAAAGAACATCCTATTTATTGACTCCATGCTATCCATCATAAGTAAAAAAGCAACATGAAGACACCCAACCAGTCACATGCATATAAATCATTTATCTTCACAAACAACTCAATCGAAAACATAGAATTTCTTTTGATCTACTCTATACATTTTTCACCCTCTTCTTTGACTGGAGATACCAAATGAAAGTGGAACACTACTAGGAAAAAACAAAATAGTTGTCCTAATTATTCTCAAACTTCCTTTTACCAAGGAAACACCTACCAAGTTACACAAAAATAACCTTCATCCAAGTAGTTACactgccaaaaaaaaatttaaataaaatttcagTTCCATTTCACAAATTATTAGACAAGGGCCCCCAGACTAATTATCACATCGCCCATATGATCAAATACTTTCTTTATCACGACATAATGCAAcaagattcttctttttttttttataacttaTCTTCTAATCATATTCCTCCATGCCATGAAACAATCATGAATAATTCTGGATTTGTATGCTTTCTTGTGAAACTTTTCCTTCAGAATTATGTATGCCCAACATTTTTCAACAAATCTTCCATTGTTCATTCTTTAACCTCTGACTATTTCCATTTCTTCTCTATAATATTGATTAGTAATGTATTTTGACCAATGGTGCACTAATCCCAAATCATGTTTATGTGGCTACTGACTATGATATTTTAGAAGGCATTTCTGGTTCTTTTTCCTAATAAAGGTAGGACCAAGCTCGAGAAACTCTGCAACAACGATTTACTAGAGCTAGAGACTGAATGGAAGCTTTAAAATTGTTTAGCAAGTCCATTTATGTTTGCCTTACCATAATTAAATACACCGATATCTAACAACACATATGCATGGCATGCCAATGAACTATGCTCTACAGAAATCAATTAATGGAAAGAAACTTTGTACAAAGAATAGGAGAAACATTCAAAACCTATGAAAAGGGTAAATGAAATCCATACAAATCCCTTAAACGTGCTTGTATTGTATGAAGTTTGACAGGGAAAAATAGGAATTCAcagaaaaaaataagataaacATGCATTCAGGTACGACCACTGTAATGCCACCTTCAGCCTTCCATGTCATCAAGCTTGTGCATCTATACGAACGACCGAATAGATCTTCACATCAAAGGTTATCATCTAATTTCGatctgaattttcttatttGTACTCCATCATAACAAACAATCCTACCGCCCATGATCTAGGAATAACTGATCTCACAAGACAAAATAGCCCCCGAATCTAATTGCCGAAACAAATAAATGAAACCACATGCCTGAAACGATTAGCAGAAGTCTACACAAACCAAGCTACATGCATAATTTTAACTACCAAGACATACCTTCAAGGTCGTATGGCAATTTAAACACAAATCGCAATGCCCCGTCATTAACGAAAACAGCAAAAATGCTACATTTGATGCAACACATAAACCACGAGCGGCATGCACACTGGCCCACTTATAATAAAAATACCAAGGCAATAAAATCAAAACACCGCTCCCAATCAAAAAACTAATATCAGTTGACCGAAGAAGCCTTCAGATCAGATCGCAGCAAGAAAATACCTAAAGCCCCATTTTTTCCCTCGCCTAATCAAGGATCTATGCTTTCGGATCCAGACACCAAAAACCCAAAACCCTGACCCTAGATCAAAAGAGAAGCATTAAAGTAAAGCAGCATCAGAAGAAGAGGGATGGTTGGAGAGTGAGGAGACCTGGTGGTGCCGTTGTCGGGGTTGTGGCTGATGACTATGGCGTAGTCGCCGGAGGCGCGGGCGAGGACGCCGCGGTCGCCGACGTGGTGCTCGACGTTGCAGACGACGGCACCCTCGGGGATGGAGCGGAGGGGCAGGACGTTGCCGACCATGAGGGAGGCCTTGCGGCCGCAGTAGATGAATTGGCCCGTGTAGATTCCCTCGGCGGCGATGAAGAGCTCCTTCTGATGCTTGTAGCGGAAGGGGTGGCGGAAGGTGACGCGGGCCAGCGGGGCGCCGCGCCCGGGGTCGTGGATGATGTCGGTCACCACGCCCTTGAGATAGCCATTGCGCTCCCCGTAGTCCAGGCTCCGGAAGCGGGCCGGCCCTTTCCGGTGGTGGGTGTGGGATCGGAACACCGAACCCGCACCCTTCCTCTGGGCCCTGATCACTCTACCCATGGCGCCGGTGACGAGCGGTGGCGGCGGGAGGGAGGCGACGGGCTAGGGTTTCTTGAGAGTATATACAGTGGCCCTAGCGGCTGCCATCTCCACCGTCGGCTCATCCGGTCCGGTTTAGATTTTTTTCAGTAGTATCCGGTCCGCTTCGTATCAGACCGAAACTTGGTTTGATTTGGTCATGCGAGTGGACGCATGAGGCGCCAATTGGGGGCTAAGAAAGGATTCGGTGCATTTAGCTCCAATTGTAAATTACAATGCAGACTTTGGCAAAACGAGGCAAGTGAACGAGTTCATAACATCATATGCCCGGAAGCAGAGCTTAAGTGCCTGATGTTGAGCCTTGGATGCTAATAATTTGATGATGGAGTTGGGCATGTTATGTGCCTCATGATGGAGAAATTCTAACCGTTGGATGGGTCAAATTGTATGCTAGTCCTATTTGTCCTACCACTAAAGATTAAGTTTATTGCAACCCTTCTCTTGAAAttgttatataaaaaatatttggttGGGTTGGATCGCATCGATTTTGTTCTATATTGATTGTGTCCAAGATGCAAGGCCTATCCACAACCTACTTTGATATTGAACTATTCTTTAATCTAAACATTACCTATTCTTTAAATATTTTGTATATTTAAAGTATTAACATCAATACAAGGACCACCATATGACTATTGCTCTCTAAATTCAAAATATTAACAAAATCTCAAGGTAGAATGAAACTCAGGGCTTAAAATGAACTATTtcctttttttagaaaatttttcaATATACATATGTGCGCGCACGTGCATGTACGTATGTATACATACAAACATATGGAGCTTGATCTTATTATTCACTTGAAGAGGCCTCCTACAATGTTGGGCTATTATCTGCATGGTCGAAGAAATTAATGTAAGCCCAAACATAACCTACACTTTCAACAAAAGCAATTCAAGCAACTAATTTGCATGATTGAACATTTGCTACAAGATTGTAGGACAACATTATTTCATCCATCATCTCCTATCTACTAATATAAAGTGAACTATAATATTTAGACTCTACCCAATTTTGACTTAATTTAATACTTTTTAGATATGGAAGGTCCAAGGGTTCAGctctaatattttatttgacatATGGTTTTCCTATTCAAAGTGGCATTCTCTCTTTTAAAAGATTCCTGGTAATGGTTCTCTAttacaaaaaagaaacaattcCTGTTACTTTGTTTGCCACCTCTTGAACTTTCTCATTCTTCTCATGAGCTATAATCTAATTAGTACATGCAAAGATCTATCTAATCTTTGATCACCAGTAATCATGATTGCTTATCAGTTCaacttttttcaaaaataaatttaaaaaaatcaaacaaagcATACAAGGATGCATTCTTTGATCACCCGAAGCCATGGTTGTCAATCagttcaatttttttaatgaaaagaaggcAAACAAAACAAGTACCATATCCATAGATCTGAGATTGTCAACTGAATGGCTGGAAACGCTGTTTGCTGTTTTAACCCAAACCCCGGGACACCCTATATCCACAGCTTCAGGTTGTGACTACCAGAGAGCTTCTCCCCGTTTGTTAGGATGGCATTTACCCAAACACCATGTCCTCCGCCATCCCCATCTCTCTGACCTCCCCCGCCACTCCCCCTCCCCGTCCTTCTCCCCAGACCCAGACCCCCTCCTTCCCGAAGATCCCTCCTCCACCCCCTCCCCCTGTCCTCACCGCCGCATCCACCGCCACTTCCCAGGCCGACCGCACCACCGCGGCCTCATGGATCGAGACCCTCCGCTCCCACGCCCGCTCCAACGCCTTCCGCTCCGCCCTCTCCTGTTACGTCGATATGACCTCCGCCGGCGTCCCCCCCGACCACTTTGCCTTCCCCGCTGCCCTAAAAGCTGCCGCCGGCCTCCACGACCTCCCCGTCGGCTGCCAGATCCACGCCGCCGTCATCAAATGCGGCTACCAGTCCTCTCCCGTCACCGTCGCCAACACCCTTATCACCATGTATGCCCGGTGCGGGGATATCTCGAGCGCCTTCAAGGTGTTCGATAGAATCGCCGAGAGGGACCAGGTCTCCTGGAACTCGATGATTGCAGCGCTCTGCATGTTTGAAGAGTGGGAGGTCGCGCTCGAGGCCTTTCGGCTGATGCTGGAGGAGCgcatcgagccgagctcgttcaCTCTCGTAAGTATCGCTCTTGCCTGCTCGAACCTGACTAGGCTCGATGGGCTGCGGCTCGGGAAGCAACTCCATGGATTTGGTCTGCGAAATGGTTTCTATTCCGATGGAAAGCGATTCACCTACAATGCTTTAATAGGAATGTATGCCAAACTGGGAAGGGTTGGCGACGCCGTCGCACTTTTTGAGCGGTTCGATGACCGCGACGTCGTCTCATGGAATACGATGATCAGTGCTCTCGTGCAGAATGATCGATTTCCGGAGGCCATGGCTGTTTTCCATCGTATGGTGGCCTCGGGAATCAAACCAGATGGAGTCACGCTTTCAAGCGTTCTCCCTGCTTGCTCCCACATGGATATGTTGGACACGGGGAGGGAGATCCATGCATATGCCACAAGGAACGACAACCTGTTCGAGAATACATTTGTAGCCAGTGCCTTGGTTGACATGTACTGTAATTTTGGTCAGGTGGGGAAGGGCCGGATAGTTTTCGATGGGATCGCAGAGAGGAGGCTTGGCCTTTGGAATGCTATGATTTCAGGTTATGCTCAAAATTTGCTGGATGACGAGGCCCTGCAGCTGTTTGTCGAGATGGAGGTGGTTGCAGGGTTATATCCGAATGAGACCACAATGGCAAGTATTCTTCCTGCCTGCGTGCGGTCCGAAGCATTCCCTCGGAAGGAAGACATACATGGTTATGCTGTCAAGAGAGGTATGGAATGCGATAAGTTCGTGCAGAATGCGCTGATGGACATGTACTCCAgagtggggaagatggaggtttCTCGAAAGATCTTTGATGGTATGGAGGTGAGAGATGTGGTATCTTGGAACACCATGATAGCTGGTTACATCATTTGTGGTCGTTACACCGAGGCATTTGATCTGGTGATTGGAATGCAGAGTATGAGGAATTCAGTTGATGAACATATCAAACCTAATAATATCACTCTCATGACCATTCTGCCTGCTTGTGGTTCTCTGGCAGCATTGGCAAAGGGGAAAGAGATCCATGGCTATTCCATTCGGCATGCATTAGATTCAGATATTGCAGTGGGGAGTGCTTTGGTGGACATGTATGCAAAAAGTGGTTGCTTAAGCTGGTCGAGAGCAGTCTTCGACAGGATGCTGAGACGCAATGTGGTCACCTGGAACGTTCTCATCATGGCTTATGGAATGCATGGGCTAGGACATGATGCGATGATGCTATTTGAACAAATGGTAGCCAAAGGGGAAGCCAAGCCCAATGAGGTGACATTCATTGCTGCCCTGGCAGCTTGTAGCCATGCAGGGATGGTTAGCCGAGGCCTGGAGCTGTTCCATAGGATGAAAGAGGATCATGACGTCGAACCCACACCGGACCACTATGCTAGTGTCGTCGATTTGCTTGGTCGGTCAGGGCAATTAGAGGAAGCATACCATCTCATAACCACAATGGAGCCCGGGCCACAGCAAGCAGGGGCATGGACTAGCTTGTTAGGTGCCTGTCGCATTAAGCAGAATGTTAAACTTGGAGCAATTGCTGCCGAGCATCTGTTTGAACTAGAGCCAGATGTGGCCAGTCACTACGTTCTCCTTTCCAACATCTATGCAGCAGCTGGGCTTTGGGAGAAGTCGTCGGAGGTGAGAAAGAAAATGAAGCTGATGGGGGTGAGGAAAGAACCAGGTTGCAGTTGGATTGAAGTTGGGGACGAGGTTCATAGATTCATGGCTGGGGATTCATTGCACCCACAAAGCCGGCAGCTCTATTCATTCCTTGAAACTCTCTGGGACAGAATGAGGAAGGAAGGGTACAAACCAGACACGTCTTGTGTGCTGCATGATgtcgaggaggaggagaaggaagtcCTGCTCTGTGGCCACAGCGAGAAGTTGGCCATAGCATTCGGCATACTGAACACTCCTCCAGGTTCAACTATTAGAGTTGCCAAGAACCTGAGGGTGTGCAATGACTGCCATGAAGCCACCAAATTTATTTCAAAGCTTGTGGGAAGGCAGATCGTTCTAAGAGATATGAGGAGGTTCCACCATTTTAGAGATGGAATTTGTTCTTGCGGAGACTATTGGTGACAAAGTccctcaaaatttattttttctgcCATGGGGATTTAGCATATGAATCTTTATTATTGGCATAAGAGGAGATCAGTGAGTGTAAATTTCAAGTAGTTGATGTAATGAAGCTATAATCTATATGACTTTGCTGTGGTCAATTTAACTACCTCACTCGTATGTAGTGCTTTAATTTTCAGTGATACTTATGCTAGTATAAGGTcctatttgggggagctgttggcaggatagctgttggaagtagagctgtccgAAGTAgagattttataaaaagttgtttgctgtttggtaactacatttctaaagtgctgtggcactttaacatgtatttgataaagaaaatgagaaaatacttttgtatgacaaaattaccataaaggacattgcatagtattatactatagagcataataaaacataacatatattaatacttaacatacgatatagtataatattactgtaatgtaaaataatattattataatatagtaatatgataTTGTATagcataacataatattaatataattattagagtaaattaatttttcataatataacataatattaaattatttaacatcacatattaatgtattatgatatgatgtaatatatatattatatttatagtataatacaataataaaggtataaaatattataattattagtataaattaatttctcaaaatataacataatattaaattatttaaaataacatattaatgtattatgatatgatgtaatatgatataatatttagagtataatacaataataaagttataaaatattataattattagtataaattaattttttattatataacatgatattaaattatttaacataacattattaatgtattatgatataatatattataatattatatttatagtataatacaataataaaggtataaaatattataaatccAATCCCATACACATTGGGATTTTGGATCTAACTTTTATTCCATGTCCAATTCATTGAAGAATCAAATAGAGTTCAAATTAAGGTAATAAAAATATGCATTGGATTCAGATTAGGTTTAGGAACCCATCGAATATCAaatgttttatcttaaaaatTCAATCAAACTAAAACAATCCAGGATTTTTTTAAGAACTTTATTAACGAAACATTCAATACatgtttgaaaaataaattatgcCAGCAATTATATGACAAATAACTATATATTAATGATTGCCTAAAAATTGAAAAGAGACACTTTCAGTCGAGTGTAAATACCATTAGATATTTTAACATGTCATTACATTTTATCTTATGATCTTATAAGCtataaaatttcatatattaagAATTTAGAAATTGAATGATATATAAATAACTAATGTTACATaagtatgtgtgtatatatgtatacttATATGAACATAAGAAATCAGGCAATTACGCAACTTCTATTTTTTGGGTAGTCATTTTGATCGAGGTTCTGAATTGTTgcaaaatggtattagagcggatTTAGTTCTTGACTTATGTAGACTAGAGGATACTATAGCACGAGTCCATATAGATTAATCACGAGTTAATTATGACATTTATAGTTGGAttttaatcataaaaaatactgaaatataaaattaaaaaaatataaaaaaatatttttagctaGTTTATTTGGATGAAGTGTAAATTCTTGTAATCCACCGGCCATATGTAACTTTGATcagctgaaaataaaaaaatatatataaataatatttttttaccgttttttggatgagatttcaaGCTCTTACAGTCCACCGGCCACATGTAACTCGATCGGccaaaaatttttgtttgggaGACAGCTTAGCATGGTCGATGCACCTTCAACATCATCTCAATGGACTCCAGTATTTGATGTACATAAATCACCGACTCCACACTAAAAGACAAGATGGGTGACGTAGAGAGATTCTCCAGCCAAGGACGTTCAAGTACGTGTCATTCCCAGATTTGCCACCACACAACGGAAAACATTGAACCCAAACGCGACATTTAGTCCATGGTGTTAGGTAATGGAGAAACCGAGCCGCCATCGGGGATCACATTGCGAAGAATTCGTAGACCATGTTTggggagctgttagtagtagagcttttgaaaatagagctgttggaagtagagctgtctgaagcagagcgtttataaaaagttgtttgatgtttggtaactatatttctaaagtgctgtggcattttaatatgtgtttggtaaacaaattgataaaatacttttatgtgacaaaatgaccataaaagacattaccagtattatataacagagcataataaaatataatatgtattaatacataaatatatgatatagtataatattaatataatgtaatataatattattataatatagtactataacattatgtattatagaataataatttaatataatattaaattatttaacataacatatcaatgtatattatgatataatattatatttataatataataaataataaatatataaaatattataactattagtgtaaattaatttttcatccttttaatgatcatttatctctctaacaaattttctagctaggtaataaaattagttaaataattactaatatttttatttatttatttatttagatcagattatttgccgctcatttattattttccttttttatctatttatttattttatttatttatttattatttcattTTATTGAAATATAAAGGGGTCGCCGACCATGGAtggtggccggcatggtggctgccactGTGCGCAACCACAAgcttccaaaataaaaaaaaaaagaaaaaaaagaagaggaagaaggaacagaggcggcgacgttgagaggaagaagaagatagagagggagagagagaggatgggtgagagaggaagaggcgggatgagaattttgggaaaaaaagtgtgatttaaatgggggtattttggttcAAAAAACAGCTtctcgacaaagctgaaaacaacgttttcggaaagctccataTTGGAGCTTCTCCTCAAaagttgttttcagctttccgcaaaagctgaaaacaacttttcaaaattttaccaaataccacttttttatctaaaaatatttttggagggccagaaaaagcactccAAAAGCTACCCCAAATAGGGCCTTATACTTGCAACCAAGCATCTCCCATTCGCATTTCCTTTGCGCCGCGCATCCCGCTCCAGAAACAGAGAGGCATTGGCCGCGCATTCCTTTGCGACCCGGCCTTCACTTGGGCTgactagggacatctggggtacccGCAGTGCTGTTTCAGCGCCCAGATTTGCCGTTGTTTTTTGGGTGCCCCCACACCCCTTGGTTATCTcaaagtgaattttgatggcagtGTGGCGATGGATGGGAGGTCAGAAGGGGTTGGATTTGTTATTCGAGACCACTTTAGGACTTTGATTGCAGCGAGTGGTCGGGGCACGACAGGTCTCATTGTTGTTGGAGTAGAGCTGTGGGCAGCCTGAGCCGGCTTATCCCATGTGAGGCGGGTGCTCGGGGCCGGGCGGGTGCATCTTGAGGGGGACTCTGCTATTGTTATAGCTTAGATCCGGGATGCGGATAGGTACGAAGATGGTCACTCACTGATTCAGGAGATCCGTAGGTTGGCTATGGAGATGGATGAGTTTCGGGCAGTATACATttttcgggaggcgaacagggcagTAGACTGGGTCGCTTCCGATGTTGTACGGCATTCAGGAGAGTTCCGCTGGACCTCCACAGTGGAAATTCCgtctcttttgttttctttgctttcttttgacttggcaggatgtactcaaatTCGAGCTATATGAATTGTTGTTTtcaccaaagaagaagaagaagaagaatggccGCCTTGTCCGCCGTCCGCATCCTCcgtcccttctccctctcctcctacaagccctcctcccccttcctctcgcCATCCTTCCCAGCCCCTTCTTTCCACCCCCTCGCCTCCTCCGAGGTCTCCTTCGCTTCCTCCAAGGCCTCTCGCCTCGGCCCCCGCGCTATCTCCACCGTTGTCCTCACCGGCCAGAAGCCCCTCAGTCCCACATCCCCACTATTCCCCAGTAGGTCCTCCTCTCAAAATCTAATCTTTGCAGAATCTCCCGTCCCAAAAAATCTGGTCTTTGAAACTATGAAGATGTCAAGATTCGATCTTTGGCACTCCTTCCGTCGATCTGTTCGAACTGACGCCAACTTTTCTGTTTTTTCTCAGGTGGTGACTCGCGATGAAGCGCTGATGCTGTACGAGGACATGGTCCTGGCTCGCCGCTTCGAGAAAATGTGCGCCGAGATGTACAACCTCGGCAAGATGTTCGGCTACGTCCCCCTCTACATCGGCCAGGAGGCCGTGGCCGCCGGCTTCATCAAGCTTCTCACGCAGCGGGATGCCGTGGTCGGCACCTACCGCCGAGCTCTTCGGCCGGACCACCGGCCTTTGCCGCGGCCAGGGCGGCTCCATGCACATGTTCTACCGTCCCTGCAACTTCCTCGGCGGCTTCGGCTTCATCGGAGAGGGCATCCCCATCGCCACCGGCGCTGCCTTTAGTGCCAAGTATCGCCATGACGTACTCAAGGAATCGAGCCCCGAGGGCCTCGACGTGGCCATCGTCTTCTTTGGCGATGGGACCAGCAACATCGGCCAGTTCTTCGAGTGCTTGAACATGGCTCAACTCTGGAAGCTGCCCGTCATTTTTGTCGTTGAGAACAATCAGTGGTCCCTCATGATGTCGCACTTCCGAGCAGCGTCGGAAACGGAGATCTGGAAGAAAGGCCAGGCTTTTGGGATGCCGGGGGTGCGTGTGGATGGGATGGACGTGCTCGAGGTGAGGGAGGTGGCGAAGGAGGCGATTGCCAGGGCGAGGAGGGGTGAAGGGCCCACGCTTGTGGAGTGCAAGACGTACCGCTTCAAGGGACACTCCATGTACGATAAGGATGAGGATGATCACAGGGACcctggtgagttaattaataaggttacacatttctttatttttcaa
Above is a genomic segment from Phoenix dactylifera cultivar Barhee BC4 chromosome 2, palm_55x_up_171113_PBpolish2nd_filt_p, whole genome shotgun sequence containing:
- the LOC103701492 gene encoding 60S ribosomal protein L8-like; translation: MGRVIRAQRKGAGSVFRSHTHHRKGPARFRSLDYGERNGYLKGVVTDIIHDPGRGAPLARVTFRHPFRYKHQKELFIAAEGIYTGQFIYCGRKASLMVGNVLPLRSIPEGAVVCNVEHHVGDRGVLARASGDYAIVISHNPDNGTTRIKLPSGSKKVVPSGCRAMIGQVAGGGRTEKPMLKAGNAYHKFRVKRNCWPKVRGVAMNPVEHPHGGGNHQHIGHASTVRRDAPPGQKVGLIAARRTGRLRGQAAATAAKAEKGS
- the LOC103701583 gene encoding pentatricopeptide repeat-containing protein At3g57430, chloroplastic, producing MSSAIPISLTSPATPPPRPSPQTQTPSFPKIPPPPPPPVLTAASTATSQADRTTAASWIETLRSHARSNAFRSALSCYVDMTSAGVPPDHFAFPAALKAAAGLHDLPVGCQIHAAVIKCGYQSSPVTVANTLITMYARCGDISSAFKVFDRIAERDQVSWNSMIAALCMFEEWEVALEAFRLMLEERIEPSSFTLVSIALACSNLTRLDGLRLGKQLHGFGLRNGFYSDGKRFTYNALIGMYAKLGRVGDAVALFERFDDRDVVSWNTMISALVQNDRFPEAMAVFHRMVASGIKPDGVTLSSVLPACSHMDMLDTGREIHAYATRNDNLFENTFVASALVDMYCNFGQVGKGRIVFDGIAERRLGLWNAMISGYAQNLLDDEALQLFVEMEVVAGLYPNETTMASILPACVRSEAFPRKEDIHGYAVKRGMECDKFVQNALMDMYSRVGKMEVSRKIFDGMEVRDVVSWNTMIAGYIICGRYTEAFDLVIGMQSMRNSVDEHIKPNNITLMTILPACGSLAALAKGKEIHGYSIRHALDSDIAVGSALVDMYAKSGCLSWSRAVFDRMLRRNVVTWNVLIMAYGMHGLGHDAMMLFEQMVAKGEAKPNEVTFIAALAACSHAGMVSRGLELFHRMKEDHDVEPTPDHYASVVDLLGRSGQLEEAYHLITTMEPGPQQAGAWTSLLGACRIKQNVKLGAIAAEHLFELEPDVASHYVLLSNIYAAAGLWEKSSEVRKKMKLMGVRKEPGCSWIEVGDEVHRFMAGDSLHPQSRQLYSFLETLWDRMRKEGYKPDTSCVLHDVEEEEKEVLLCGHSEKLAIAFGILNTPPGSTIRVAKNLRVCNDCHEATKFISKLVGRQIVLRDMRRFHHFRDGICSCGDYW